The Elaeis guineensis isolate ETL-2024a chromosome 12, EG11, whole genome shotgun sequence sequence ATGATCTGTTTGAATCATGTTTGGATTGGTTTGTAACACTTATATTTGAGTTCTACATAAGGAACAATTTGAATTATTAATCTGTTATTTTTTGGATAACTCTGACGTTGTCTATTATGATAGATCCAGTAACCATTTCTGTTGCTATTATGTCTGACTACAACCTAACCAGGACCTGAAGGAGCCTATGGAAATTACAAGACATGCCTCAAAACCATTGCTTCAGGAATCCACAATCTGGTGTATCAACCCCCATTGAGGGTAGGAACAATGGTGCAGTATTTTGAGATCAATGAGGTTGGCATTGATCAGAAGAACGGCTTGGTATTTTGAGACTATACGGATTTGCATTTACCATATGATGGCTTTATATGTTGCTTTATGATTAGGTTTTGGTTGTAGAAATGTgcaatttattaagaatttgcaaGCAATTTGTATCCAGTGGAAAATTTTAGTTCACTTGATTTTGAGAAGGATGTTGTGCCATACCACTATATTCCCTATTTGGGGATTTGTACAATTTATAGGGGATTAGTGCTATTTATGAGATAATTGTCCTGCTTTAGGAGTCTGGATATGACCTAGCAGGTGTGAGAGAAGAAAGGATGGATAAGGTGGGCAATTGGAGTATTGGATGAGAGATGGCCGGTATACTCCCTTTTCTCCCTAATCTTGCATAGCAGATTTGAGTTATATAAGAAGTCTATTAAGTTGGATCAGTTTCGGGTTCTTTTGTTTTATACTACCCTAGGTTCAGCTGTCATTCTCATCACGTCTTGAGGTTTAAGTCTCATTAGATGCAATGCCCATTGAAGTTCTTATCAGTCCTACATAAAAAATTGAGTAACACAAGAAATGTAATGTATATTTTAAGTTATTAGCTCGAATCAATTTTGGGCTTGCTTTTTTCATATTAACATAGGTTTGACTAACATCCTCATCAAGTCTCAAGATTGAATCCCCACAAGGTTGCCATATTTAGGAATTGAACTAAGTTGCTGATTTTTTGGTCAATTATGTAAGTCCGGAGTGGTTAGAagcaatttgaaatgatgattttcccACGAATCTTGCCTTTTTGATTAAAGCAGATGCTTGGAGAGATACTTTCATAAGATTAAAGTAAAGTCTTTCAATCtattaccaaaaaaagaaaaaatgaaaagctTTTCCACTTGTGGGCTAGATAACCTAAACCATCTTTTGCCAAGAATAGATTGCATATATTGTAATCTCTCTAGAAAGCTAGGTTAGTAATATACGTATTAGATATTGTTCAATGTAACACTCTCCTCTTAATATATCAAACCAAATTCTAAAATTACAATAGAGAAAAGTGGAGTTTATAGAGGGCACTAGGTTTTAATAATTCTCCCATCCCCACTAGATAGCAACTTATTGTGATCATAATAGATTGAGACCaaaaagatttttcttataatAGTTTATTTAATAAGAATTGAGgttaaatttaattgagatatatttttttgaattctaaATGAGTAAATTTGTTTGGGATGAACTACTCTTCCTTTCGTATCCTTTAAAACTCATCTTAACTAATCTAAATGGCCATGTACACTTGACACATGAGTACCACACTGTATTGAAGTACCTTAGATATCTTTCTTAATTCCATCTTTTAGCAATTACACATGATTTCTTTtgtttttcaaaagaaaatgatGATTAGAAGCTAAATTAGAGAGCATAGGTATtggagaaaatgaaaaaaaaattacatcaccGACAATTCCCTCTTGTCATCCATAATCATCAATGATCACCACCACCAATAATTTGCCATTACCATAATAAATCAAGATTATAACTTTCCAGTTTTTAAATTGTAATCTCTCCATCTCTAATATTAAAGATTTCAATGTCTTTTACTTGAAATCAATGACCAAACAAAGAATTCCACTTCAaggtttaagaaaaaaataaataattttcttcATAAATAGAATATAATATTCGAGAAATTTAGCATATGATCTATGTCCTAATGAATTTGAAACAATTAACAAAAAGTACTTCTATGCATAAGATTATCTTTATGCCCTTTGATCACCATCGCAATAGATTATGTGCAGTACTAAAGTGGTCACTAGTAGCAATGAATGACAAGTGAGGAATGCTGGCaataatagtatttttttttaatttttaacttataatAAATAAGTATTTATTCTCTAACAAAAGGAGGTAAAGGAAAGCTCTTAACTGCTTTAAGATCGTCAAAAGCCTATATCCATGTGTCATCCATGCGGGGCCACATACTAGATCAACCATATGTATCTTTGTCATGTTTATCTTTAACTAGCAAAGTAAATATCACTAACAGCTCATCGCTCTTTATTTTGTCACTTTCCATCTCTCTCCCCTCATTCACCATCTCATCATCATTCTAGATATCCCTATCTTCCCCCATCCTCATCTCCCTATTTCTTATAGTCAGTTctagatctttcttttcttccttactCCATTCTATTAAGTCAACCATGTAGTgttatcatcataatttttttctttatctctctaattttttatctctcttctcttaaaagtTTTTCTTAGCTTCCACCCTTCCCCAACCTTTGTAATCTCATTTTGTAATACCCAATTCCTTCAATTTCTCatccttttatcttttttttttgagaaagacAAATGAGGAGAGAATCCATTAAAAGTAATAAAGTGATCACTTAAAAGTGGAGAGTGGGGtaatagaaatttgagagatgcATCAAGGTCGGTCCCCAAATTTGGTGTCTTCCCTTGAGTTCACATTATTCGGTTCATCTAATAATGATAGACAATCTCAAATAGTTGAAATCTCTAGCATCGATCATCTACAGCAGCAATCAGTCAAGGCAACCTCACCTATTGAAATGATGTCTCCTTCGGTCACTGCGAAGAATTTTGAAGAATCCGATTCAACAATGGAAGAAATATTCCTAAATAAAGAGGATGCTCTCCTACCTAAAGAGGAAAGTAAGAAAGATCTTGAAATCGAAAGTCGATGGGCACAACAAGAGATCATCGCACTACTTAAGATCCATTTTGAGATGGATACTGCATTTCAATATGTCACCCCCAAGGACCCTCTTTGGGAGGATGTATCTAGGtaagaaatgaaagaaaataattaaaaaatttatgaaatatcaaatatattttttaaaatacaaaTATAGAGAATCTAACTctctttatatttaattttttttatttttatcctttttgCTTCTTTAGAGATCTACATTATTTTGTGATTCTAGTGAGgagttttataattttttggttttCTACAAAGATTTTTATTAGACTATTATTTCTTACTACTCTTCCTTAGAATTAGTTCCTCTTTCCCAATATTCTTCTTTTCTTATAGATTTAGATCGCTCACCTTTTCTTTCATGAGTTTATCATCTCTTGTTCTTATGGAAAGTATTTATTCTCTCCAAATTTGATACAAAGGACCCCTCATTTGGGGTATCAATCTCCATCATTTTTATGATTCTCTTTGAGTTTTCTAGAATTCTAAGAATTTCAAAGCAATAAAGTCTTTTTTTTGTGATGGAATTTCTTTCAATTTcttttttacataaaattttcaTTTTTACTCTTTCCTTTACATTTAGTATGCTTTTATTAGTTGAACTATGTACTATCGTATAATTAGCATATATACTTAAGGATGTATTTTGTGCAATCATCggcattttctttccttttatatcTCAATTTCAATATCTTATCTTTGAAtttctagattttttatttaaattatgtaaTATTTATTCTGAAATTCGTTGGACAGGAAGCTATTAGAGTTAGGTTACAATCGGAGTGCTAAGAAATGTAAGGagaaatttgaaaatatccaaagATACCACAAGCGAGATGAAGAAGGCCTTGTTGGTAGGTGATATAATGAAAGTTACTATTTTTTGACCAACTTGATGCCTCTCACAATATTACTACAATCTCTACTATATCCACCATTAATCTCATTGTTGCTCTAATTGATATCAATACTATATCTAACTCTACCTCTACTATTGCCAATACTAGCCTTGGCCTCTCCAACACTACTTTTTTCTTTGGTTCAGATGATAGTAAAGTCAAGGGCACTAGTCGAAAAGGTCGAAAGCGGAGACGAGAGAAAGGATCAAAAACTACTAAAACAATGATGACCTTCTTCGAAGAGATGATGAGGCAAGTGGTTGAGCGACAGGATGCGATGCAACATCGATTTTTGAAGGCCTTGGAGAAGTGGGAGCGAGATCGGATggtaagagaggaggcatggcgaAGACAGGAGATAGCAAGGCTTACTCATGAAAAAGAGCTCATGACCCAAGAACATGCCACCATTGCAGTAAGGGAACAAGCCATCATCACCTTCCTTCACAAGGTCACAGGCCGAGCAATACCAATACCTCCATTGTCTACCACCACCATTGCCACAACTCCACAATCATCATTAtcccaacaacaacaacaacagtcAAGCAATGACACTGAGCTCACAATTATTCCCATTGCACAGCAACAAAAAATGTTGACAGAGAACACAACCATAGAGTTTATGTCCCCTAGGTGGCCAAAGATGGAGGTGCATGCATTGATCAAACTACGCACTAATCTTGAGTCATTCTATCGAGAAGGGCTCAAGGGTCCATTATGGGAGCAGATAGCTATAGGAATGCAACAGCTTGGTTATAATCGAAGTGCCAAGAAGTGCAAAGAGAAATGGGAGAATGTCAATAAGTACTttaaaaagatcaaggaaagcaACAAAAATAGGTCTGAAAATTCAAGAACTTGCTCTTATTTCAACCAATTGAATGCCTTTTATCATAATAGATCTTTGAGTCAAATCAGTCGCATATTTCAACAACCAGAGTCCAGCCCTAATcctaatcctactcaacaagttGATGGTAATGCCCTCATTACTATGTTTCCATCACAGCTCGAGCTAGTAAAAGGAGAAACTAGTATTGAAGGTAGTCATGCCgataataacaataaaaataaagaaaacttTGAGGGTGATTTTGGATGTAGCAACACCAACATGACATCAGAGAaggtaattaataattttttatatttatacttgAAATGATTTTAGAGTTGCCTTCTTATACCTGATTTTAATGCCTTATAGGTGCAGGATGCTGGCAAGGAGCTTATAGACCCATCAAATCAAGCTATGGTAGATGATCATGACAAATTGGAAGAGCCTAATGATGAGAACATTGATCAAGAAGATGAAAATCAAAATGGAGATCAAAATGAACATGGGGAGGATGGAAAGATATGATACAGGATAAAATTACAAAAATAGAATATGAGTGGTAGTGTTGTCTGTGGAGGAAGAAAGACATCAGCAACTGCAACTATAGTTTTATTCTAGATTAtggatccatatatatatattactagtTTCTCTTACTCTTACCACACCAACTCTTCTTAATTAGCTTGCTTAAAGACATATGCACTATGCATTTATTTCTTCGATCTATTAGGTTAGAAAGTCGATgttgtttctttttattttttatttttcctaaGTGCTTCTTATTATTCTATCTAGCAGCAGATGTGTATTTTGcaatttaattatataatttcTTTTTTCTAAAAGAATGCTTGTTATTCATTTTGTTTATTGTTGTTTGTTGATTTTTTTGGACTAATTTATGATTTGAACCAATGGAAGGGATGAATATAAATGGGAGGAGAAAATAAACTTGACTACATAGCACTAAGAAAATTCATAGACATCTTTGCATCATAAGGAAATAAGGTAAACATTCTATGCTGTAAGAAAACTTTAATCCAAAAGGTTAagtttcttctttctccttcataggataagaaaagaaaaagaggaatgaAAGTTGACATCATTTTCATAGATTGTGAAATGTAAATTATTTTCTCCTTATACTTCTTTTACatctttaaattttatattgaaggaCTATGATGTTAATTTTACTTTGCCTATTTATGAGATAAGCGCATTTAGCATCACTGCTTTAGCATAATATTGTGGTAGCAACTTAAGTACTAGTTTGATTGAGGAGTCCTAATTTGTCTTCGTTCAATGACTTCTCTTCCCTTCCTAAATCAATTGGGTTTGAGTCATCATATATCTTCTATGTAGCAACTTACAATTTGCAACTGGTAGTACGGCATGCAATTTGCAAGAATTGCAACTGATAGGGATCTACCAATTAGTGGTTACCATTTTAATCATCAAATAAGATTTGTAGCTAGTTTGGTAACTAGTTTATGTTGGGCCAAGATCTTCATGAGTTGGCTCAATCATGAGTCACAAATTTCAGCCCAACTCTGAATTGGGCTTAGCATGCTCCTATCTTTTTTATGCCTTATAGCTCAACCCAAACATGGCTAGCCACATACTTATacagtatatatacatataaaggtAACATCTACATATAATAGACGACAGCTTTTAACTCAGTTGGTGATCAAAAATTTGTATAATATGCATACACACATACGTAAAATACATATATAATAGATAACAAttgctttttcttctttaattgttAGGCCTCTCCTTAGAAGAAGTTATAAAGGATCATGTGGGTAGAAATAATTTTGTTTCTTTGAATCTCTTAGTGCTTGGTGAATCGAATCGCCTTTATTTGAAATTCTCCAAACATCTTTCTTTTTGTCTCCTCTTTCTTACCAACCATCTCAATCTACTAGAGACTATCCCTTCAATCACATGATATGCATAATGACATAAATCATTGAAGTAATTTTGGTATTTAAAATTACAATTCAAGAAGCGAATGAGAGAATTCTTATAAATCTTTGATTtgttgccaaaaaaaaaagaggaaacctCAAAGCTTGGAGCAATGGAATGTAACAAAGAGCTGAAAAGAAAGTCCCTTTAATTCAATTCACTGCAGTGAGGGAGTCACCTTTTAACTAGGTTTGAGCTATCTTACATACAAAGAACACAGTGCAAGTGCCCTCCCAAGCACTTCTCAATTTGGTTTCAAGTATAGAGCATATGGATAATGATCTTAAGATTGTATTTATGAGCTTAACACAGTCTCTTATTATAAATGATTTATTCACTGACCCATCAAAATTCGCTTCAAGCACTCTAAGGGGGAGACGTGACTAAGAAAGTAAAACTAGAGAAGGTTTAAAGGCATTGGCATTATCCATTTACTATTGTAT is a genomic window containing:
- the LOC105054724 gene encoding trihelix transcription factor DF1; this translates as MMSPSVTAKNFEESDSTMEEIFLNKEDALLPKEESKKDLEIESRWAQQEIIALLKIHFEMDTAFQYVTPKDPLWEDVSRKLLELGYNRSAKKCKEKFENIQRYHKRDEEGLVDDSKVKGTSRKGRKRRREKGSKTTKTMMTFFEEMMRQVVERQDAMQHRFLKALEKWERDRMVREEAWRRQEIARLTHEKELMTQEHATIAVREQAIITFLHKVTGRAIPIPPLSTTTIATTPQSSLSQQQQQQSSNDTELTIIPIAQQQKMLTENTTIEFMSPRWPKMEVHALIKLRTNLESFYREGLKGPLWEQIAIGMQQLGYNRSAKKCKEKWENVNKYFKKIKESNKNRSENSRTCSYFNQLNAFYHNRSLSQISRIFQQPESSPNPNPTQQVDGNALITMFPSQLELVKGETSIEGSHADNNNKNKENFEGDFGCSNTNMTSEKVQDAGKELIDPSNQAMVDDHDKLEEPNDENIDQEDENQNGDQNEHGEDGKI